TATGGGAATGAGATCGAACTTATAGAGTTTATAGTAAAGTCTCTTGTAGATAAAGAAGATGAAGTAAAACTAAATGTAATTGAAGGGGAAAAATCAACTATTTTAGAATTAAGGGTTTCCCAAGGTGATGTAGGCAAGATAATAGGAAGACGGGGCCGTATTGCGCGGGCTATTAGAACTTTGCTTGGAGCTTGTGCTGCTAAAACCAATAGGCGAGTACAATTGGAAATTTTAGATTAATTTATGTTTATTAAAGGCGTGATATTGTCGTCTTATGGAGTTAATGGGTATGCTAGGGTTAAAAGCATATCCAATAATTTTTGTGATTTTATTAATCTAAAAAACAATAAAGTCCTTTTAAAAAAAAACAATGGTTCTGCTATTGAAATTAAGGTTGCAGATGTTAATATAAAGGGTAATTCTTTATTTTTGAAGTTTGAAGGGATTAATACTCCAGAGTCAGTTAAGCCTTTGATTGGTTTTGAATTATGGGTTGATGATTCGCTTGCATCTAGTTTAAAAGAAGGTGAATATTATTTAGGAAAACTGATTGGTTATGCTATTGTTAATGACAATAGAAATCTGGGAGAAGTTGTAGCTTTTTTTGAATATTTAAATAGTGTATTTCTTGAGGTCAAAGTGGGCATTAAATTTTTCTTTATTCCCTTTTTGAGCATTTATATTGGAGATATAAATGCTAGAGAAAAAACAATTGAGCTTAAGGTTTTAGATCTTTTAAGATGAAATTTACAGTTATATCCCTTTTTCCAGCAATAATTAAACCATTTTTTGAAAATTCAATAATGAAAAAAGCTATTAACAAGGGAATAGTAAGTTTTGAGCTTGTTGATGTTAGAGATTTTTCAAAAGATAAACATAAAAGATGCGATGATTTGCCTTATGGAGGCGGTGCTGGGATGGTATTAAAGGCTGAACCCATTTCTTTTGCTCTTGAGCATGTAGAGGCTGCTAAGAAAACAACAATATTTTTAAGTCCTTCTGGGATAAAGCATACCCAAGAGTTGGCGTATTCCTTGTCAAAAAAAGAAGAAATTGTTATAATTTGTGGAAGATATGAAGGAATTGATCAACGTATTATAGATTTGTATGTTGATTTTGAGATTTCTATTGGAGATTATGTTTTATCTTCAGGAGAGATTGCAGCCCTTGTTTTAATAGATAGTGTATATAGGTTGCTAGATGGAGTAATAAATCCTAATTCTTTATTAGAAGAATCATTTGGTGTAAAAAATGGATTGCTTGAATATCCCCATTATACTAGGCCTTATAGTTTTATGGGGATAAAGGTTCCAGAAGTTCTTATTTCAGGGCATCATGAAAATATAAAGAATTGGAGGCTTGTTAAAGCTAGAGAAAAAACTAAGAAAAATAGATATGATTTATACCTTAAATATTTAGAGATAATAGGAGAAGATAATGGATTTGATAAGAAAAATTGAAGCTCAGAATAAAAAAAATGAAGCTTTTGTCTTTAATGTGGGAGATACTGTAAGGGTTGTCTATAAAATCATTGAAGGTAGTAATGAAAGGTTGCAGAGTTTTGAAGGGATTGTTATTTCTTTGCAAAACAAGGGAATTGGCAAAACATTTTTGGTTAGAAAAATTTCTTCAGGAATAGGTGTTGAAAAAATTTTCCCAGTATATTCTCCTATTATAGAAAAGGTTGAAGTTTTAAGAAGGGGAAAGGTTAGAAGGGCAAAGCTTTATTATATGAGGAATAGAATCGGTAAGGCTGCTATGAAGATAAAGGAGCGTCTTAATATTAAAAAAAGTTAAGCATTAGTTTTTAGGTTATTTTGAATATTTTAGCAAATTGGGCCATAAGATGAATCAAATTAGATTGAGATTGAAAATTATTTTTTGATTGATCTTTTGTTTTGTAAATTTTTATTCAAGATTTAGCAGGATTTTTGCTGTTTTAAGAAAAATTTTGGCAAGCTTGGTTATGTATTTGTTATAATTAAAAACATTAATTAATTATTATTATTAAATTTCAATGTTGGTTTAATTGTACTTTTGTCTTTAAAAAGCTAAAGATTTAAAATTTTAATTTGTTTAAAAACTTTCAAGCTATGCGAGTGATTTTGTACTTAAATTTTTGTTTTTCTTTTTTTATATAGTAAATATTTATTTTTTGTCGTTAAGGAGAGTTAATTTTGAAATATACTCAAGGTAAGTTTAAGAGTAGTAATTTTCAGAAACACAATAAACGTTTTTATGGTTTTAAGAATAAAAGATTAAATTCTGAGATTAAAAGTCAAAATGTTGCCTCGCCAAACAGTTTTAATAATAGATCGACTATTTTGAATGCAGATAAACAAAATGTTTCTAAAGGTAAATTTAGAAGAAAAAGTATAAAATTTAAAACAAGAATAAATCTTGATATTGCTTGTGCTATTTGTGAAAAAAAAATAAATGATATTGTTTTTAGTATGTCTTTAAAGGTTGAAAATGAAGATAAGCCTGTTCATTTTGATTGTGTTATCAATAAATTAACAGTTGAAAATAATCTTTCAAGTAATGAAAAATTGGTTTATAGAGGTGCTGGTAAATTTTTTATTGTGGATACAGCTTCTAGAGGAGAATATTTATATTTCAAAATTATTAAAGAGATTGAATTTGAAAATTTAGAAGAACAACCAATATGGCGTAAAAAAATTCTTAAAGATATTAATAGGGGATTTAGGCTTTCTTGATATGAAGGTGGCGGTTTTTCCAGGATCTTTTGATCCAATTACCTGGGGCCATATTGATTTAATTAAAAGATCCTTGGCCATTTTTGACAAAGTTGTTGTTTTGGTGGCTAAAAATAAATCAAAAAAATATTTGCTAAGCGATATTGAGAGGTTTGGTCTTACAAAAGATGTTATTTCGTCTTTAAATTTTTCAAATGTATCTGTAGATATGTATAGCGGGTTTATTGTTGATTACGCATTAATTAATT
Above is a genomic segment from Borreliella mayonii containing:
- a CDS encoding KH domain-containing protein encodes the protein MKEYGNEIELIEFIVKSLVDKEDEVKLNVIEGEKSTILELRVSQGDVGKIIGRRGRIARAIRTLLGACAAKTNRRVQLEILD
- the rimM gene encoding ribosome maturation factor RimM (Essential for efficient processing of 16S rRNA) translates to MFIKGVILSSYGVNGYARVKSISNNFCDFINLKNNKVLLKKNNGSAIEIKVADVNIKGNSLFLKFEGINTPESVKPLIGFELWVDDSLASSLKEGEYYLGKLIGYAIVNDNRNLGEVVAFFEYLNSVFLEVKVGIKFFFIPFLSIYIGDINAREKTIELKVLDLLR
- the trmD gene encoding tRNA (guanosine(37)-N1)-methyltransferase TrmD; the encoded protein is MKFTVISLFPAIIKPFFENSIMKKAINKGIVSFELVDVRDFSKDKHKRCDDLPYGGGAGMVLKAEPISFALEHVEAAKKTTIFLSPSGIKHTQELAYSLSKKEEIVIICGRYEGIDQRIIDLYVDFEISIGDYVLSSGEIAALVLIDSVYRLLDGVINPNSLLEESFGVKNGLLEYPHYTRPYSFMGIKVPEVLISGHHENIKNWRLVKAREKTKKNRYDLYLKYLEIIGEDNGFDKKN
- the coaD gene encoding pantetheine-phosphate adenylyltransferase, with protein sequence MKVAVFPGSFDPITWGHIDLIKRSLAIFDKVVVLVAKNKSKKYLLSDIERFGLTKDVISSLNFSNVSVDMYSGFIVDYALINSIKFIVRGIRAFNDFDIEFERYLVNNKLNFKIDTIFLPSSAEHLYVRSDFVKELMSKKDVDLSNFVPELVFNRLKSKFIDK
- the rplS gene encoding 50S ribosomal protein L19: MDLIRKIEAQNKKNEAFVFNVGDTVRVVYKIIEGSNERLQSFEGIVISLQNKGIGKTFLVRKISSGIGVEKIFPVYSPIIEKVEVLRRGKVRRAKLYYMRNRIGKAAMKIKERLNIKKS